Genomic window (Leptotrichia sp. oral taxon 212):
TTTCTGAACAGTTTATAATTACTTTCCTGCTTTTAGAAAAAAATAATGAAATCGCTATTTCTTCTTTTTTTTGTGATGTAAGGAATGTAAATTCTGAATCAGGTTTTAAATGATACTCCTTACCCGCTGCCCAGACTGTAATATAGTCATAATGACCTAAAAAATATTTGTTTTTTATAGTTACTTCTGTCATTTTCTGCTCCTGTTCATTCACTAAACTCTATGTTTTCCTAACTTGTCGAAACAGGAAAAATTCCTACTCCGCAACAGTACATCCCCAGCCATCATAATATCCATTTAAGGATTCGGCAATTTCTACAAGTTCCCATACAACTTCATTTATATGATTGAATACAACATTATCCATTCTTGAAATATTAATCTGATAAGTATCTGTCTCATCTTCCATCTTTTTGCTTGAAAGAATTTTATAGCCCAGTTCTTCTACTTTTTTTGCAGCCAAATTTAGGCTTTCTTCTGAATAAAAATAAAGCCAGTGGTCTATTTCACGTTCTTTTTCGAGATTGTCCCCCTGTTTCATTAAATTTTCTATAACACTTCTGTTCATCATCGCTTTATAGGAATAAATATCAGGATAAAGAAAATTAAAATAAATATCCCATTTTACATCTTCAGCTACTGAACAGTTCCACTGATAATTCGGGAATTTTTTTAATGCTTCTTTACAAAGCTCTTCACTTTTTTCAGGTTCTTTAGTAAAAACGTGAAGTTCAAGTCTTCCCTGTGATTTTACAGTTCCTGCAAATATATCTTCCAAAGTTTCCAGTCTATTTATTACTTCATCTTCAATATCACATAAAATCGGGTATTCTTCATTAGATGAAAGTCCATTTTCAGTAGGATTATTCATATTTATGAATAGGCTGATTCTATGATTATAATCTTCAACAGGCGCTATATCATATAAAGACAAGTTAAGACGGATAGAGGCTGGCTTATCATCTACACGGCACATATAAAAGTTCCAGTTTTGTCTTATTTCATTAAAAATTTTTTTCAATTTTTTCACTTCCCTTTCTATATTTAAATTTTCTAACCCGCTATATCCGCATTTGTAAACTCTAACTTCTGATTAACAAAGTTTTTCCATTGTACAAAAAATTTTAATCACTCTCCTATATTTTTTCTAATCCATTCTCCCATAGGTCTTGAAATAAGGGGTTCTGAAAGTGTTAGACTACCATCATCTTCGTGATAGGTATTTGACACTACTGTTCCTTAGTTTTCTCTCCTAAAATATATTTTATTTATATTAATATATTATAATATTTTTTTATTTACTTCAACATATTTAATTTTTTTTAAAATTGTAGTAGAATAAAAATAAAATGTATTATAAAAGCCTTGTTCATTTTAACAGACTAAATCTATCTCATCCAAGGAGGAAAATAAAGTGTTTAGAAAGAAAAAGGAAGTTTTTCATGTTGGAAAAGTTGAAATTATTATTAATGAATCAACCCTTGATGTATTTAGAAATACAATCTATTATGTAGATATGCAGAATGCCCTGTGTATTAAAGGTGTTCCGTTTATTACCTGCGATATTTACGAAGATGAATTTTCTGACCATTTAATTGCTCAGGTGGGACTGGAAGATGATGAAGACAATGATATATTACCAAGTGCAGAGGAACTGAAAAACAAAAAAATTGTTTGCTTTATTCAGTTAGATGAGCATATAATGAGATAAAACTATAAAAAAGGAGAATACAAAATTGGAAAATAAAAATTTATCTATATACGAATTAATAAAATCTTCTATTCAATCTGATGGAAGGTTAACAGAAACATTTGGAGGCTAAAATGAAATTAATGTTCATACTATTTTTTATGCTTCTATTGTTTATTTTTCTATTGTTTATTGTTTTTATAATCAGAAAAAAATTAATAAAAAAGATTATGTTTTTAGAAATTGATGAAGATTTAAAAAACTTAGCACCTAAAGAATTTTTTCTAAACATACTTAAGAGAGAAAAATTTTCAAAAATAGTCAACTATGTTGGATTTTTCTTATTTTTATTATTTACTTTCTTCATTGTATTTCTAGGATATCAGGAATATAAAGTTTATTCAGATTTTTCAATTACTCCTATTATACCAATATTTGTATGGTCTGTTGTCTCTGCTAATTTACTGCTTGCTTTACTGATAAAAAAAAGAGAAAATAAGAGAATTTCTGAAATGTTGGATAATTTAGAAAAATCTAAACTTTTAAAATGTGCAAAAGCGGATTTTATACTCTCAAATAAAATACTTGAAACTGGAATATTAGGAAATAATATAAAATTTGGAAGTAAATTTTTATTTGTTATTTATCCAGGCTATATAATTCCTTATTATTGTCTTGATGATATAAATGTTAAGGAAATTTTTGGTAGATATGGAAGTAAATCCTATTATGTAAATGTTATATTAAAAGTACCTTTTAAACCTATAAATATAACTTTTGCCAAAAAAGAAGTTTGTGAAAAAATAAGATATATTCTTTTAAAAAGGAAATATAAGGCACAAAATGATAAACCAAATATATAATAAAAAATAGATGTACTACACCTTCAATCCTGTGTCCGACTTTTTTGGGTCAGTACACTATCTCAAAAAATTGAAAAAAGTGTTATAATTATTAACAGAAATATCTGGAGGTTAAAATAAAATTGATATTTGAATTGACTAATGAACAAAGAAAATATTTAGGACTTATTCCTGTAGAAGAACATTGGGAACTTGTAAAGTTTGACAATGGTATCTATTATTATTTTGAAGATGATACTATAAAAAAAGAAATAAAAGTTAGCAAGAATTATTATCATGAAGCTGAATTAAATGAAAAAACAGCAGAAAATCGTACAATGATACTTCCTAAAACTAAAAGAGGAAAAATAAAAAAGTTTAATTATACAGCGACTCAATCTTTTTCTCCTTTTGGAACTTATTTTACTTTTTCAACTGATGGAGTAATTATTGCAAATTACACTTCGCAAAGAACTTATTATTCAGAAATATTTAGTGAAAAGGAAAAGATATCTATAGATGATTTAAAAAAATGGTTAGATAAATGGATGAAAGAAACTACTGAAGAAGATTTAAAAGAAATTGAAGAATTTAAAAATGCTAAAAGAAAGCATTATAAATTTAATGAAGGTGATTTCTTTGCTTTTAAAATCAGTAGAAGAGAATGGTGCTTTGGTAGAATTTTAATGGATGTTTCTAAACTAAGAAAAGATGAAAATTTTGAAAAGAACAAAAACTATGGTTTAGCTCATCTTATGGGAAAACCTTTAATAATAAAAGTCTATCATAAGATAAGTGATAATAAAAATATTGATTTGAAAGAATTATCTAAGTGTTTGGCATTGCCTTCACAAGCTATTATGGATAATATTTTTTATTATGGAGAAGCTATTATTTTGGGTAATTTACCTTTAAAACCTGAAGAAAATGATATGTTTATTTCAGTTAGTGAAAGTATAAGTGGTATAGATAAAAATATCGCATACTTACAATATGGACTTATATATAGAGAAATTCCTCTTTCTGATTATGAAAAACTTATTAAAGACTTAAAAATTGGTGCTCAAACTCTTAGAAGAGAAGGAATAGGTTTTGTAATAGATACCTATAAATTAAAGGAATGTATAGAAGCAAAGTCCAATTCTCTTTTCTGGGAAAAATATAAAAAACGTAATGTACCTGATTTGAAAAATCCAGATTATATAGAATTGAAAAGAAAAATTTTTAAAGCCTTTGGACTTGATGCAGATAAAACTTATGAGGAGAATTTAAAAATGTTGGAGGTTAAATAATGTTTTTCTTAGGATATTTAGTTTTTTATTCTGTATTATCACTTTTGATAGATCTATCAGTATTCTTTTCAGTACTTTC
Coding sequences:
- a CDS encoding DUF695 domain-containing protein; translation: MKKIFNEIRQNWNFYMCRVDDKPASIRLNLSLYDIAPVEDYNHRISLFINMNNPTENGLSSNEEYPILCDIEDEVINRLETLEDIFAGTVKSQGRLELHVFTKEPEKSEELCKEALKKFPNYQWNCSVAEDVKWDIYFNFLYPDIYSYKAMMNRSVIENLMKQGDNLEKEREIDHWLYFYSEESLNLAAKKVEELGYKILSSKKMEDETDTYQINISRMDNVVFNHINEVVWELVEIAESLNGYYDGWGCTVAE
- a CDS encoding immunity 26/phosphotriesterase HocA family protein produces the protein MIFELTNEQRKYLGLIPVEEHWELVKFDNGIYYYFEDDTIKKEIKVSKNYYHEAELNEKTAENRTMILPKTKRGKIKKFNYTATQSFSPFGTYFTFSTDGVIIANYTSQRTYYSEIFSEKEKISIDDLKKWLDKWMKETTEEDLKEIEEFKNAKRKHYKFNEGDFFAFKISRREWCFGRILMDVSKLRKDENFEKNKNYGLAHLMGKPLIIKVYHKISDNKNIDLKELSKCLALPSQAIMDNIFYYGEAIILGNLPLKPEENDMFISVSESISGIDKNIAYLQYGLIYREIPLSDYEKLIKDLKIGAQTLRREGIGFVIDTYKLKECIEAKSNSLFWEKYKKRNVPDLKNPDYIELKRKIFKAFGLDADKTYEENLKMLEVK